One genomic region from Blastococcus sp. Marseille-P5729 encodes:
- a CDS encoding thymidine kinase, translating into MTAASSALSSIPAAGARRSIPVSAELKFFYGPMDCGKSTLALQINHNHARQGRKGLLLTQKDRSGEPVISSRMGMAGGAIDVSDVPDLRRVVRDRWTAGQRVDYLIVDEAQFLSVEQVDQLAELVDEADVDVYAFGLATDFRSLMFPGSKRLFELADVVTPLQVEVLCWCGREGRYNGRVVDGVLVKQGEQVLVADTAAGESAQVRYQVLCRRHWRSGDLGSNEDVQPSLPLE; encoded by the coding sequence ATGACTGCCGCTTCATCCGCGCTCTCCAGCATTCCTGCTGCCGGCGCCCGTCGGTCGATTCCGGTCTCGGCCGAGCTGAAGTTCTTTTACGGACCGATGGATTGCGGCAAGTCGACGCTGGCGCTGCAGATCAACCACAACCATGCCCGCCAGGGCCGCAAGGGCCTGCTGCTGACCCAGAAGGACCGTTCCGGTGAGCCGGTCATCAGCAGCCGCATGGGGATGGCCGGCGGCGCCATCGACGTCAGCGACGTTCCAGACCTGCGCCGTGTCGTCCGCGACCGGTGGACGGCCGGACAACGTGTCGACTACCTCATCGTCGACGAGGCTCAGTTCCTGTCGGTGGAGCAGGTCGACCAGCTTGCCGAGCTCGTAGACGAGGCCGACGTGGATGTGTATGCCTTCGGGCTGGCTACCGACTTCCGTAGCCTGATGTTCCCTGGCTCCAAGCGGTTGTTCGAGCTCGCCGACGTGGTCACCCCGCTGCAGGTCGAGGTGCTCTGCTGGTGTGGTCGGGAGGGCCGTTACAACGGACGCGTGGTGGACGGCGTACTGGTCAAGCAGGGCGAACAGGTGCTGGTCGCCGACACCGCGGCCGGCGAGTCGGCCCAGGTTCGTTACCAGGTGCTGTGCCGGCGCCACTGGCGATCGGGAGACCTGGGCAGCAACGAGGACGTCCAGCCCTCGCTCCCCCTTGAATAG
- a CDS encoding 1-acyl-sn-glycerol-3-phosphate acyltransferase, with amino-acid sequence MRGQQARAAADWFERQRVSATQPTWWFWRWIIKRGRYVLAPFGHLEVTGSVRADLRSGPLLIAPNHIGNFDTFVIAAAMGTVGLDARFLVTGGIMTAPVVGPLLERSGSLRVERGKTDAARSMELVDLALHHGAHLCIYQEGRVTLDPGMWPERGKTGLARIALKHQIPVIPVAQWGAHEVTKYDQPKAMLTSTLSATWRRPTLRVHFGEPVDLSGLRADRRGDAMRARNRIAAAQTRLLAPLRAGEPHAPQFVDETRPVPDRPTAAFPDGQVPDELP; translated from the coding sequence ATGAGGGGGCAGCAGGCTCGCGCGGCCGCCGACTGGTTCGAGCGGCAGCGCGTCTCGGCGACCCAGCCCACCTGGTGGTTCTGGCGCTGGATCATCAAACGAGGTCGATACGTATTGGCTCCCTTCGGACATCTCGAGGTCACCGGGTCCGTGCGCGCGGATCTGCGCAGCGGGCCCCTGCTGATCGCGCCGAACCATATCGGCAACTTCGACACCTTCGTGATCGCCGCTGCGATGGGCACGGTGGGACTCGACGCGCGTTTTCTGGTCACCGGCGGGATCATGACCGCGCCGGTCGTCGGACCGCTGCTGGAACGCTCCGGCAGCCTCAGGGTCGAGCGCGGCAAGACCGACGCGGCGCGGTCGATGGAGCTGGTGGATCTCGCGCTGCACCACGGTGCGCACCTGTGCATCTATCAGGAGGGCCGGGTCACGCTCGATCCGGGAATGTGGCCCGAGCGCGGGAAGACCGGTCTGGCGCGGATCGCGCTCAAGCACCAGATCCCGGTCATTCCGGTAGCCCAGTGGGGAGCCCACGAGGTCACCAAGTACGACCAGCCGAAGGCGATGCTCACCTCTACCCTCTCGGCCACGTGGCGACGTCCGACCCTTCGCGTTCATTTCGGCGAGCCCGTCGATCTGTCGGGACTGCGCGCGGACCGCCGCGGCGACGCCATGCGCGCCCGCAACCGGATCGCCGCCGCCCAGACGCGCCTGCTGGCCCCGCTCCGTGCGGGCGAGCCGCACGCGCCCCAATTCGTCGACGAGACTCGTCCAGTACCGGACCGGCCCACGGCCGCCTTTCCCGACGGCCAGGTTCCCGACGAGCTTCCGTGA
- a CDS encoding glycerophosphodiester phosphodiesterase, with product MSSYFDVPSPVAIAHRGGAWEGIENSLEAVRRCVDLGYRYIETDVHLSKDGEVVAVHDPTLDRTTDARGRIRDLSWDEISKARIGGTATIPRLHDLLDEFPELRFNIDAKVPDVVVPLVQLIQSRGVEAADRICLASFSDARLRRMRILTHGRIATSMGQREVALLRAVSMMRTSARIARFRAQAAQVPVGMGRVRVVDRRFVETAHSLGIKVHVWTIDDPSEMERLLDLGVDGIMTDEPQVLKDVLDGRGQWSE from the coding sequence GTGAGCAGTTACTTCGACGTTCCCTCCCCCGTCGCCATCGCGCACCGGGGCGGCGCCTGGGAAGGCATCGAGAACTCGCTCGAAGCGGTGCGTCGCTGCGTCGACCTCGGATACCGCTACATCGAGACCGACGTCCATCTCAGCAAGGACGGCGAGGTGGTTGCGGTTCACGATCCAACGCTCGACCGGACCACTGACGCTCGCGGTCGCATTCGCGACCTGAGCTGGGACGAGATCTCGAAGGCGCGCATCGGCGGCACAGCGACGATCCCGCGACTGCACGACCTGCTCGACGAATTCCCCGAGCTGCGCTTCAACATCGATGCGAAGGTGCCGGACGTCGTCGTCCCGCTGGTGCAGCTCATCCAGTCCCGAGGCGTCGAGGCCGCCGACCGGATCTGCCTCGCGTCGTTCTCGGACGCTCGGCTGCGCAGGATGCGCATCCTGACCCACGGACGGATCGCGACCTCCATGGGCCAGCGCGAGGTGGCCCTACTACGGGCGGTATCGATGATGCGAACCTCCGCGCGGATCGCTCGGTTCCGTGCCCAAGCCGCCCAGGTGCCGGTCGGGATGGGTCGGGTGCGCGTCGTCGACCGCCGATTCGTCGAGACGGCCCACTCGCTGGGGATCAAGGTGCACGTGTGGACCATCGACGACCCCTCGGAGATGGAACGGCTGCTCGATCTCGGTGTCGACGGGATCATGACCGACGAGCCCCAGGTGCTCAAGGACGTCCTCGACGGCAGGGGCCAGTGGAGCGAATGA
- a CDS encoding metallophosphoesterase, translating to MRLQLLHISDTHFGYSGTFRNSSVPRATPEESLERTLASVAGSVDAIVHTGDIAEVEAVGAAERVRDRLTEYDVPVLAVPGNHDDPAATRQAFGTQPIEIGGWRIVGVDTVIPGEIHGTAERVLEQIDAHDERPTVLAIHHPIRSRSTHSWFQLDDATGLLGALRERPHVRAVLSGHTHQRYEHAEPWGLRHLGGLSTYYGMQHDGDEFSYRMSDVGAQLIELDHEKVTASIRI from the coding sequence ATGCGCCTGCAGCTGCTGCACATCAGCGATACCCACTTCGGCTATTCCGGGACGTTCCGCAACAGCTCGGTCCCACGCGCGACCCCCGAAGAGTCGCTGGAGCGCACGCTCGCATCGGTGGCCGGATCCGTCGATGCGATCGTGCACACCGGTGATATCGCCGAGGTCGAGGCGGTCGGCGCCGCAGAGCGAGTCCGTGACCGTCTCACCGAGTACGACGTTCCGGTGCTGGCGGTGCCGGGTAACCACGACGATCCGGCGGCCACCCGCCAGGCGTTCGGTACGCAGCCGATCGAGATCGGCGGATGGCGGATCGTCGGGGTCGACACCGTGATCCCCGGCGAGATCCATGGCACTGCCGAGCGGGTACTGGAGCAGATCGATGCCCACGACGAACGCCCTACAGTGCTGGCGATACACCACCCGATTCGCTCACGAAGCACCCACTCCTGGTTCCAGCTCGATGATGCGACCGGCCTGCTGGGCGCGCTGCGCGAACGCCCGCACGTCCGCGCCGTCCTCAGCGGTCACACTCACCAGCGGTATGAGCATGCCGAGCCTTGGGGGCTACGACACCTCGGCGGTCTCTCGACGTACTACGGGATGCAGCACGATGGCGACGAGTTCAGCTACCGCATGTCCGACGTCGGCGCGCAGCTGATCGAGCTGGACCACGAGAAGGTCACCGCGAGCATCCGAATCTGA
- a CDS encoding RNA polymerase-binding protein RbpA has protein sequence MAERTLRGSRLGSISYETDRNFEPVARVMARYECPQGHVTSVPFADDAETPLVWECRYDGSEARLIGGQEPEAKKVKPPRTHWDMLLERRTIADLEEVLAERLDVLSERRGEKKAR, from the coding sequence ATGGCAGAGCGTACGCTACGCGGAAGCCGGCTCGGAAGCATCAGCTACGAGACCGACCGCAACTTCGAGCCCGTGGCCCGCGTCATGGCTCGCTACGAGTGCCCGCAGGGGCACGTGACCTCGGTGCCGTTCGCTGACGACGCCGAGACGCCCCTGGTGTGGGAATGCCGGTACGACGGCTCGGAGGCGCGCCTGATCGGTGGCCAGGAGCCCGAGGCCAAGAAGGTCAAGCCGCCGCGCACCCACTGGGACATGCTCCTGGAGCGGCGGACGATCGCCGACCTGGAAGAGGTACTGGCCGAACGCCTCGACGTACTCAGCGAGCGCCGCGGCGAGAAGAAGGCTCGCTAA
- a CDS encoding metallophosphoesterase, translating into MTSAPTPTPEAYVDATADPPSSGAPSRLSRRARVLRGLAGLVVITIVALILHIYPSIRLLHCSGALGLGGAIAAGLIGAVGLVVCLIAGHVAKRDALGAAGDTWLGVIFQLFVWTGIGELLRLALTIAHVRERGAITALIVVGVVVMLLSWGAWRALGPVAITRPHIVLPRLHPDLDGLTIAQITDTHLSRFLGPRWASRIAKQAAELNADIYCHTGDLADGGTRLRDPAVDRLGAIDAEHRYYITGNHEYLSDAEHWASRMRELGWEFLHNRHVVYHRGAGSLVIAGIDDPTGTHSGIAGHGPDISAALDGAPADVPVLLLAHQPKQAKDAAASGVDLQLAGHTHGGQMWPFHYLVRADQKYVAGLHDVNDRTQIYVSRGTGFWGPPFRIGARPEIALITLRPAEPRVGVRE; encoded by the coding sequence GTGACCTCAGCCCCAACACCCACGCCCGAGGCGTACGTCGACGCGACCGCAGACCCACCGTCCTCAGGTGCGCCGTCCCGCTTGTCGCGTCGTGCTCGAGTGCTGCGCGGGCTCGCCGGGCTAGTTGTCATAACTATCGTGGCCCTGATCCTGCATATTTACCCCAGCATTCGTCTGCTGCACTGCTCAGGTGCCCTGGGCCTCGGCGGCGCGATCGCTGCGGGACTGATCGGTGCCGTCGGCCTCGTGGTGTGTCTTATCGCCGGCCATGTGGCAAAGCGCGACGCTCTGGGCGCCGCCGGCGATACCTGGCTGGGGGTCATCTTTCAGCTGTTCGTGTGGACGGGCATCGGCGAGCTGCTTCGACTTGCGCTGACGATCGCCCACGTCCGAGAGCGAGGCGCGATCACTGCTCTCATTGTGGTGGGCGTCGTTGTGATGCTGCTGTCATGGGGAGCTTGGCGCGCGCTGGGCCCGGTGGCCATCACACGACCTCACATCGTCCTCCCCCGTCTGCATCCAGACCTCGACGGGCTCACGATCGCCCAGATCACCGACACTCACCTCTCCCGATTTCTCGGCCCGCGGTGGGCCAGCCGCATTGCCAAGCAAGCGGCGGAGCTCAACGCCGACATCTACTGCCACACCGGCGATCTAGCGGACGGCGGTACGCGGCTGCGTGATCCGGCCGTGGACCGGCTGGGCGCGATCGATGCAGAGCACCGCTACTACATCACCGGCAACCACGAGTACCTCAGCGATGCAGAGCACTGGGCCAGCCGCATGCGGGAGCTGGGTTGGGAGTTCTTGCACAACCGGCACGTGGTCTACCACCGCGGGGCTGGCAGCCTCGTGATCGCCGGCATCGATGACCCGACCGGAACTCACTCCGGGATCGCCGGTCACGGACCCGACATTTCCGCCGCCCTGGACGGAGCGCCAGCAGACGTGCCGGTGCTGCTGCTCGCACACCAGCCGAAGCAGGCCAAGGACGCTGCCGCGAGCGGCGTAGACCTCCAGCTTGCCGGACACACCCACGGCGGCCAGATGTGGCCCTTCCATTACCTCGTGCGCGCGGACCAGAAGTACGTCGCCGGGCTCCACGACGTGAACGACCGGACTCAGATCTACGTCAGCCGCGGCACCGGTTTCTGGGGCCCGCCATTCCGGATCGGTGCGCGACCGGAGATCGCCCTGATAACGCTCCGGCCGGCAGAACCTCGTGTCGGGGTCAGGGAGTGA
- a CDS encoding aspartate aminotransferase family protein → MGEHAELLTRHKAVLPSWVGLYYDEPIEIVSGDGRHVVDAEGNRYLDFFAGILTNMLGYQIPEVNEAIKHQIDSGVVHTSTLYLIRKQIELAEQIADLSGIPDAKVFFVNSGTEANEAAMLLTTQKRRSNQLLALRNSYHGRSFGAMSVTGNRGWSASSLTPVTTRYVHAGYRLRSPFKDLPDDEFIAACVADLRDVIQTQTSGDVAAMIAEPIQGVGGFATPPDGFFRAMKEVLDEYGILFVSDEVQTGWGRTGEHFWGIEAHGVVPDAMTFAKGLGNGLAIGGVVAGADLMDSVTAQSITTFGGNPLSTAAAKATLDYVIDNDLQAHAHKTGAMLMDGLRRIAEEIPQVIDVRGKGLMLAFELGAPQTLDPDAGMASKVMEQTKRRGLLVGKGGLHGNVIRMAPPMTLSEDEVEEGLGILAESLADSCAT, encoded by the coding sequence ATGGGCGAGCACGCGGAACTGCTGACCAGGCACAAGGCCGTGCTGCCGAGCTGGGTCGGGCTGTACTACGACGAGCCGATTGAGATCGTCTCAGGCGACGGCCGGCACGTCGTCGACGCGGAGGGAAACCGCTATCTGGACTTCTTCGCCGGCATCCTGACCAACATGCTCGGTTACCAGATCCCCGAGGTCAACGAGGCGATCAAGCACCAGATCGACAGCGGCGTCGTCCACACCTCGACCCTCTACCTGATCCGTAAGCAGATCGAACTGGCCGAGCAGATCGCCGACCTGTCGGGGATCCCGGACGCGAAGGTGTTCTTCGTCAACTCGGGTACCGAGGCCAACGAGGCCGCCATGCTGCTGACCACCCAGAAGCGGCGCAGCAACCAGCTGCTGGCGCTGCGCAACTCCTATCACGGCAGGTCGTTCGGAGCGATGTCGGTCACGGGCAACCGAGGCTGGTCGGCGTCCTCGCTCACCCCGGTCACCACCCGGTACGTGCACGCGGGCTATCGGCTGCGCAGTCCGTTCAAGGACCTGCCGGACGACGAGTTCATCGCCGCCTGCGTCGCCGACCTGCGAGACGTGATCCAGACCCAGACCAGCGGGGACGTCGCGGCGATGATCGCCGAGCCGATCCAGGGCGTCGGCGGGTTCGCCACGCCGCCCGACGGGTTCTTCCGCGCGATGAAGGAGGTCCTGGACGAGTACGGGATCCTGTTCGTCTCCGACGAGGTGCAGACCGGTTGGGGCCGCACGGGCGAGCATTTCTGGGGGATCGAGGCGCATGGCGTCGTGCCGGACGCAATGACCTTCGCCAAGGGGCTGGGCAACGGTCTGGCGATCGGTGGAGTGGTCGCAGGCGCCGACCTCATGGATAGCGTGACCGCGCAGTCGATCACCACCTTCGGAGGGAATCCGCTGTCGACCGCGGCGGCGAAGGCCACCTTGGACTACGTCATCGACAATGATCTGCAGGCACACGCGCACAAGACCGGCGCCATGCTCATGGACGGTCTGCGGCGAATCGCCGAGGAGATCCCGCAGGTCATCGACGTCCGAGGGAAAGGCCTGATGCTGGCGTTCGAGCTGGGCGCACCCCAGACTCTGGACCCCGATGCCGGCATGGCGTCGAAGGTGATGGAGCAGACCAAGCGGCGCGGCCTCCTGGTCGGCAAGGGCGGTCTGCACGGGAACGTGATCCGGATGGCGCCTCCGATGACGCTGTCCGAGGACGAGGTCGAGGAGGGGCTCGGCATCCTCGCCGAGTCGCTCGCGGACTCCTGCGCGACCTGA
- the lnt gene encoding apolipoprotein N-acyltransferase, whose product MRRLWMSLLVAAGAGALLALSFPPGELTRALAVLAPAAYALAVEGRRVRSAALVTFVGQLVFLLFHVKWSGEYLGPLPWIALSVWQASYYLLLGPAIVLVRRLPLWPIWAAASWVAIEAVQSRWPFGGFPWARLGFSQDAGPFTPYAAYGGVPLLSFAVALTGFLLAAAWLTRPAGAQPTGAQPTGALSAGAARGWVLTLACTALVPLIGIVGWLTVPSGEGEGVPQSTVAVIQGNVPRMGLDFNAQRRAVLDNHVNQTLELADAVARGELAQPDFVLWPENSSDIDPYRNEDAAAVIQQAADAISAPILVGAVVQGPGEYVSNTAILWLPQSGPDQTYVKRHPVPFAEYMPMRDFLRMFTSLVDLLQTEFSAGDQVGTFDVPGGEPLVIGDVICFEVAYDHLVADVVDAGADIIAVQTNNATFGFTNEAPQQLAMGRIRAVEHGRTVLSASTTGISAIIMPDGEIVDRTGMFQPGILVADVPLRSGSTVASAVRYWPELVVSLAALLAAGWGIAGRVRVSEPSSRRGAR is encoded by the coding sequence ATGCGCAGGCTATGGATGTCCCTGCTGGTCGCGGCGGGGGCGGGAGCGCTGCTGGCGCTGTCGTTCCCGCCCGGCGAGCTGACGCGGGCGTTGGCGGTGCTGGCGCCGGCCGCCTATGCGCTCGCCGTGGAGGGGCGACGGGTGCGCTCCGCGGCCCTCGTGACCTTCGTCGGACAGCTGGTGTTCCTGCTGTTCCATGTGAAGTGGTCCGGCGAGTACCTCGGCCCCCTGCCGTGGATCGCGCTGTCGGTCTGGCAGGCCTCCTACTACCTGCTGCTCGGGCCAGCGATCGTCCTCGTCCGACGGCTGCCGCTGTGGCCGATCTGGGCCGCGGCGTCCTGGGTGGCTATCGAGGCGGTGCAGTCGAGATGGCCGTTCGGCGGATTCCCCTGGGCCCGGCTCGGCTTCAGCCAGGACGCGGGGCCCTTCACGCCGTACGCTGCGTACGGCGGGGTGCCGCTGCTGTCCTTCGCCGTAGCGCTGACCGGTTTCCTGCTCGCGGCCGCGTGGCTCACGCGGCCGGCAGGCGCACAGCCGACTGGCGCACAGCCGACTGGCGCGCTGTCGGCTGGCGCGGCGCGCGGCTGGGTGCTCACGCTCGCCTGTACAGCGCTCGTCCCACTGATCGGCATCGTCGGCTGGCTGACGGTGCCCAGCGGGGAGGGCGAGGGCGTTCCGCAGTCGACGGTCGCGGTGATCCAGGGCAATGTGCCTCGGATGGGCCTGGACTTCAACGCCCAGCGCCGCGCCGTCCTCGACAACCACGTGAACCAGACCCTCGAGCTGGCGGACGCCGTCGCCCGCGGAGAGCTTGCACAGCCGGACTTCGTGCTGTGGCCGGAGAACTCCAGCGACATCGACCCCTACCGGAACGAGGATGCCGCGGCGGTGATCCAGCAGGCCGCCGACGCGATCAGCGCGCCGATCCTCGTCGGGGCCGTCGTGCAAGGGCCGGGGGAGTACGTCAGCAACACCGCGATTCTGTGGCTCCCGCAGTCCGGTCCGGACCAGACCTACGTCAAGCGCCACCCGGTCCCGTTCGCCGAGTACATGCCGATGCGGGACTTCCTGAGGATGTTCACCAGTCTGGTCGACCTGCTACAGACGGAGTTCAGCGCGGGGGACCAGGTCGGCACGTTCGATGTGCCCGGGGGAGAGCCCCTGGTGATCGGCGACGTCATCTGCTTCGAGGTCGCCTATGACCACCTCGTCGCCGACGTCGTCGACGCCGGCGCGGACATCATCGCCGTGCAGACGAACAACGCGACCTTCGGCTTCACCAACGAGGCCCCGCAGCAACTGGCGATGGGACGGATCCGCGCGGTGGAGCACGGCCGCACCGTACTGTCGGCGTCCACCACCGGTATCAGCGCGATCATCATGCCGGACGGCGAGATCGTCGACCGCACCGGGATGTTCCAGCCGGGGATTCTCGTGGCGGACGTGCCGTTGAGATCTGGCTCGACGGTGGCCAGCGCCGTGCGGTACTGGCCCGAGCTCGTCGTCTCCCTGGCCGCGCTGCTCGCCGCCGGGTGGGGCATCGCGGGACGGGTCCGGGTTAGCGAGCCTTCTTCTCGCCGCGGCGCTCGCTGA